One region of Anaeromyxobacter paludicola genomic DNA includes:
- a CDS encoding zinc ribbon domain-containing protein, with amino-acid sequence MADRLADRFRNLERPRRPEEVDTVHEADARIGGIEPAARPGALPAAPAPSVAPAHVDRFRPPAEPAIDTARHDEEAQPFTRCPRCETDNSPFTRTCTTCGSDLGTAEVQRFNERLWEERKREKALEEREAAVREKEREVEAAATDEARRAMAAEMAREVGERERARLDRDWGSWGGPGSRWDDWGGGGGDPTPYGVRLLRRIRSPAWRIGVIVALVAVPLLLVIFGSPRGGTRLAGFIGLFVLAALFSPPGSRWGRRRFWGW; translated from the coding sequence ATGGCGGACAGGCTCGCCGATCGCTTCCGCAACCTCGAGCGCCCCAGGCGCCCCGAGGAGGTGGATACCGTCCATGAAGCGGACGCCCGCATCGGCGGGATCGAGCCCGCCGCCCGGCCCGGTGCTCTGCCCGCCGCGCCTGCGCCCTCGGTCGCGCCCGCGCACGTGGACCGGTTCCGGCCGCCCGCCGAGCCGGCGATCGACACCGCCCGGCACGACGAGGAGGCGCAGCCCTTCACGCGCTGCCCGCGCTGCGAGACCGACAACTCCCCCTTCACCCGCACCTGCACCACCTGCGGCTCAGACCTCGGGACCGCGGAGGTGCAGCGGTTCAACGAGCGGCTCTGGGAGGAGCGGAAGCGGGAGAAGGCGCTCGAGGAGCGCGAGGCCGCCGTGCGCGAGAAGGAGCGCGAGGTGGAGGCCGCCGCCACCGACGAGGCCCGGCGCGCCATGGCCGCGGAGATGGCGCGCGAGGTCGGCGAGCGGGAGCGGGCCCGGCTCGACCGCGACTGGGGGAGCTGGGGCGGGCCCGGTTCTCGCTGGGACGACTGGGGCGGCGGGGGCGGCGACCCCACGCCCTACGGCGTCCGGCTGCTGCGCCGGATCCGGAGCCCCGCCTGGCGCATCGGCGTCATCGTGGCGCTGGTGGCCGTGCCGCTCCTGCTCGTGATCTTCGGCAGCCCGCGCGGCGGGACGCGCCTCGCCGGGTTCATCGGACTGTTCGTGCTGGCCGCGCTCTTCTCGCCGCCCGGCTCGCGGTGGGGACGGCGGCGGTTCTGGGGGTGGTGA
- a CDS encoding DUF1257 domain-containing protein: MSQGVEIVLVIQGLAGLAQAVTEAGAELIRERRKVKNAQGQLEEVAGVIRDQDGTEVGVKLDEQTGQAVFVGHDETGKAKALAGRVAQRYAYTKVTEELRKKGYQIAREEKQADGTVKVVLSKWS, encoded by the coding sequence GTGAGCCAGGGCGTCGAGATCGTGCTCGTGATCCAGGGGCTCGCGGGGCTGGCGCAGGCCGTGACCGAGGCCGGCGCCGAGCTCATCCGCGAGCGGCGGAAGGTGAAGAACGCGCAGGGCCAGCTCGAGGAGGTCGCCGGCGTCATCCGCGACCAGGACGGCACCGAGGTGGGCGTGAAGCTCGACGAGCAGACCGGCCAGGCCGTGTTCGTCGGCCACGACGAGACCGGCAAGGCGAAGGCCCTCGCCGGCCGCGTGGCGCAGCGCTACGCGTACACCAAGGTGACCGAGGAGCTCCGGAAGAAGGGCTACCAGATCGCCCGCGAGGAGAAGCAGGCGGATGGGACGGTGAAGGTGGTCCTCTCAAAGTGGAGCTGA
- a CDS encoding DUF2997 domain-containing protein: MATKVEIEVEIDPQGNVKLTTRGLKGQSCLKQTEQLEKALGKVAAREKTREFYEQPVSGATTGVKRGW, from the coding sequence GTGGCGACCAAGGTGGAGATCGAGGTGGAGATCGACCCGCAGGGGAACGTGAAGCTCACCACGCGGGGACTCAAGGGGCAGAGCTGCCTCAAGCAGACGGAGCAGCTCGAGAAGGCCCTTGGGAAGGTGGCCGCCCGAGAGAAGACGCGGGAGTTCTACGAGCAGCCGGTCAGCGGGGCGACGACGGGGGTGAAGAGGGGGTGGTGA
- a CDS encoding HNH endonuclease gives MRIVAPGDVVFSYWEGAVRAYGTICSFGYDAPKPSEFGDAGRSWSQIGFRVDVEYARLQHPVLPRASWDRIQPLLPDRYSPLNAANGKGLQSVYLAALSDEFGRVLWSLIEASGNPLPARDPKKPLIISAEEPERELWERHLVDDIEKASLSSTEREAVIKARRGQGLFRSNVASMEQECRITHVTNPAYLIASHIKPWRHASNAERLSSHNGLMLAPTADFLFDRGFISFGEGRLLVSPVADERALVKLGIDPDRPPNVGTFSKQQDAFLDFHRKEIFRAA, from the coding sequence ATGCGGATCGTCGCGCCGGGCGACGTCGTGTTCTCATATTGGGAAGGCGCGGTACGCGCTTACGGGACGATCTGCTCGTTCGGCTACGATGCTCCCAAACCATCGGAGTTCGGCGACGCTGGGCGGAGCTGGAGTCAGATCGGCTTCAGGGTCGACGTCGAGTATGCACGGTTGCAGCACCCCGTCCTTCCTCGGGCGTCATGGGACCGCATCCAGCCCCTCCTCCCCGACCGGTACTCACCGCTCAACGCTGCGAACGGGAAGGGGCTTCAGTCTGTCTACCTCGCGGCCTTGTCGGATGAGTTCGGGCGCGTGCTCTGGTCGCTCATCGAAGCGTCTGGCAACCCGCTGCCTGCAAGGGACCCGAAGAAGCCTCTCATCATCTCGGCGGAGGAACCAGAGCGAGAGCTTTGGGAGCGCCATCTCGTCGATGACATCGAGAAGGCATCACTCAGTTCGACTGAACGCGAGGCAGTGATCAAGGCTCGTCGCGGCCAGGGGCTGTTTCGCAGCAACGTGGCATCGATGGAGCAGGAGTGCCGGATCACTCATGTCACAAACCCGGCGTACCTGATCGCAAGCCACATCAAGCCTTGGCGGCACGCTTCTAACGCGGAGCGACTGAGCTCGCACAACGGGCTCATGCTGGCACCTACGGCGGACTTTCTGTTCGACCGAGGCTTCATCTCCTTCGGCGAAGGACGGCTTCTAGTTTCGCCCGTTGCGGATGAAAGGGCGCTCGTGAAGCTCGGAATAGACCCCGATCGGCCTCCGAATGTCGGAACGTTTTCAAAGCAGCAAGACGCGTTCCTTGACTTCCACAGGAAGGAGATCTTCCGGGCCGCGTAG
- a CDS encoding Mut7-C ubiquitin/RNAse domain-containing protein, which translates to MPHAHLRLYAELNDFLPPSKRFVSFDHPFHGHPSVKDVIEALGVPHTEVDLVLADGEPVDFSWRLHDGARVAVYPVFEAIDIAPVTHVRPAPLREVRFVLDGHLGRLARHLRMLGFDTAWRNDAPDDELARISAEEHRILLTRDRGLLKRRIVTHGYLVRASDPREQLTEVLRRLDLHGAIAPFRRCLRCNGLLEPVAKAKVESALPPAVRREHEDFRRCDSCGRVYWAGSHHRRMTQLVSELLAERRAEAP; encoded by the coding sequence ATGCCCCACGCCCACCTCCGCCTCTACGCCGAGCTGAACGACTTCCTCCCTCCCTCGAAGCGTTTCGTCTCCTTCGACCACCCCTTCCACGGCCACCCCTCCGTGAAGGACGTCATCGAAGCCCTCGGCGTCCCCCACACCGAGGTGGACCTGGTCCTCGCCGACGGCGAACCGGTGGACTTCTCCTGGCGCCTCCACGACGGCGCGCGCGTGGCGGTCTACCCGGTCTTCGAGGCCATCGACATCGCGCCCGTCACCCACGTCCGCCCGGCCCCGCTGCGGGAGGTCCGCTTCGTCCTCGACGGCCACCTGGGCCGGCTGGCGCGGCACCTGCGCATGCTGGGCTTCGACACCGCCTGGCGTAACGACGCGCCCGATGACGAGCTGGCCCGAATCTCGGCCGAGGAGCACCGCATCCTCCTCACCCGCGACCGCGGCCTCCTCAAGCGTCGCATCGTGACCCACGGCTACCTGGTCCGAGCTTCGGACCCGCGCGAGCAGCTCACGGAGGTCCTGCGCCGCCTCGACCTCCACGGCGCCATCGCCCCCTTCCGCCGCTGCCTGCGCTGCAACGGGCTCCTCGAGCCGGTCGCCAAGGCAAAGGTCGAGTCCGCGCTACCGCCGGCGGTCCGCCGCGAGCACGAAGACTTCCGCCGCTGCGATTCCTGCGGCCGCGTCTACTGGGCGGGCTCGCACCACCGCCGGATGACGCAGCTCGTCTCCGAGCTGCTCGCCGAGCGGCGCGCCGAGGCGCCCTGA
- a CDS encoding YihY/virulence factor BrkB family protein, with protein MAARPDRTPSEREDERSPLARAQAFFRVRIWAVRVADLRGWQRLLYRGSRVLYSGFQGFFSNRITVRAAALTYYSVLSIVPFLAFAFAILKGFGAYESFIEKSVRPYLHQTFGDNPALLGATEKILQFVQRTNFSTLGAVGLLILLYTSVSLLSSVEDTLNDIWGAKTRRTLLRQVTDYVTLLVTTPLLILAAGTAATAAQSSRVVEFLRDVSGIGAVIDFLLRFTSVAVVGVAFFALYLILPNVRTRRLSCAIGALVAAVLWQVALVLYVQLQVGVSSYNALYSVLSALPIFLVWTYVSWLVVLVGAQVAASHQNEGLVRQRLRAQQADQALRETLAVVVGAHVAREFLRGGPWRAQARLSELVDVPALAIEETLQALVRAGLLARADVGGAVGYLPGRDLDRIRVSDLKDALRMEPQADAVRAELEARLGPELARVLRGGEEDRRRSPHDVSLRELAGMVGDVDEGRAVAARTPPVAKAPPVATQRPVMDAK; from the coding sequence GTGGCAGCCCGCCCCGACAGGACTCCCAGCGAGCGGGAAGACGAGCGCTCGCCGCTGGCTCGCGCCCAGGCCTTCTTCCGCGTGCGCATCTGGGCCGTGCGCGTCGCCGACCTGCGCGGCTGGCAGCGGCTACTCTACCGCGGGAGCCGCGTCCTCTACTCCGGCTTCCAGGGCTTCTTCTCGAACCGGATCACCGTCCGGGCCGCGGCGCTGACCTACTACAGCGTCCTCTCGATCGTGCCCTTCCTCGCCTTCGCCTTCGCCATCCTGAAGGGGTTCGGGGCGTACGAGAGCTTCATCGAGAAGAGCGTCCGGCCCTACCTGCACCAGACCTTCGGCGACAACCCCGCGCTGCTCGGGGCCACCGAGAAGATCCTGCAGTTCGTCCAGCGGACCAACTTCTCCACGCTCGGCGCGGTGGGGCTGCTCATCCTGCTCTACACCAGCGTGAGCCTGCTCTCGTCGGTCGAGGACACGCTCAACGACATCTGGGGCGCCAAGACGCGGCGCACGCTGCTGCGGCAGGTGACCGACTACGTCACCCTGCTCGTCACCACGCCGCTGCTCATCCTCGCCGCCGGCACCGCCGCGACCGCCGCGCAGAGCTCGCGGGTGGTGGAGTTCCTCCGCGACGTGTCCGGGATCGGCGCGGTGATCGACTTCCTGCTCCGCTTCACCTCGGTGGCCGTGGTCGGCGTCGCGTTCTTCGCGCTCTACCTCATCCTGCCCAACGTGCGGACCCGGCGGCTCTCCTGCGCCATCGGCGCGCTCGTCGCCGCCGTGCTCTGGCAGGTGGCGCTCGTCCTGTACGTGCAGCTCCAGGTCGGCGTGTCGAGCTACAACGCCCTCTACTCCGTCCTGAGCGCGCTGCCGATCTTCCTCGTCTGGACCTACGTGTCGTGGCTCGTGGTGCTCGTCGGCGCGCAGGTGGCCGCGAGCCACCAGAACGAGGGGCTGGTGCGGCAGCGGCTGCGGGCGCAGCAGGCCGACCAGGCGTTGCGCGAGACGCTGGCGGTGGTGGTCGGGGCGCACGTCGCGCGCGAGTTCCTGCGCGGCGGGCCGTGGCGGGCGCAGGCGCGCCTCTCGGAGCTGGTGGACGTGCCCGCGCTCGCCATCGAGGAGACCCTGCAGGCGCTGGTGCGCGCAGGGCTGCTGGCGCGGGCCGACGTCGGAGGCGCGGTGGGCTACCTGCCGGGCCGGGACCTCGACCGGATCCGGGTGAGCGATCTCAAGGATGCACTGAGGATGGAGCCGCAGGCCGACGCCGTGCGGGCGGAGCTCGAGGCGCGGCTCGGGCCGGAGCTCGCGCGTGTGCTGCGAGGCGGCGAGGAGGACCGGCGCCGGTCGCCGCACGACGTGAGCCTGCGGGAGCTGGCCGGGATGGTGGGGGACGTGGACGAGGGGAGGGCCGTCGCGGCCCGCACGCCACCGGTCGCGAAGGCGCCGCCCGTGGCGACGCAGCGGCCGGTGATGGACGCCAAGTGA
- a CDS encoding cold-shock protein, producing MATGTVKWFNDAKGFGFITQDSGGEDVFCHHTAIQADGFRTLAEGQKVEFDVTKGPKGLQAANVRPV from the coding sequence ATGGCTACTGGTACGGTGAAGTGGTTCAACGATGCGAAGGGCTTTGGTTTCATCACCCAGGATAGCGGTGGCGAGGATGTGTTCTGCCACCACACCGCGATCCAGGCCGACGGGTTCCGCACCCTGGCCGAGGGCCAGAAGGTGGAGTTCGACGTGACCAAGGGCCCGAAGGGCCTGCAGGCGGCGAACGTCCGCCCGGTCTAG
- a CDS encoding VOC family protein has translation MPTLRTKITPHLWFAKGAAEAARFYASLFPDSHVDQVTPIPVDTPSGPANSVQIVSFTLAGQPFVAIDAGPLDPFNHAISFVVSCADQAEVDHYWNAFADGGQPERCGWVRDRFGVYWQVVPDALGELMQRADTAGGKRVMQAMLGMQKLDVAGLQRAYEGT, from the coding sequence ATGCCCACCCTCCGCACCAAGATCACCCCTCACCTCTGGTTCGCGAAGGGAGCGGCCGAGGCGGCGCGGTTCTACGCCTCGCTCTTCCCCGATTCCCACGTCGATCAGGTCACGCCGATCCCGGTGGACACCCCGAGCGGCCCGGCCAACTCGGTGCAGATCGTCTCCTTCACCCTCGCCGGCCAGCCGTTCGTCGCCATCGACGCCGGCCCGCTCGACCCCTTCAACCACGCCATCTCCTTCGTGGTGAGCTGCGCCGATCAGGCGGAGGTCGATCACTACTGGAACGCCTTCGCCGATGGCGGGCAGCCCGAGCGCTGCGGCTGGGTGCGGGACCGCTTCGGCGTCTACTGGCAGGTGGTGCCGGACGCCCTGGGCGAGCTCATGCAGCGCGCCGACACGGCGGGCGGGAAGCGCGTGATGCAGGCCATGCTCGGCATGCAGAAGCTCGACGTCGCCGGCCTCCAGCGCGCGTACGAGGGGACCTGA
- a CDS encoding 4Fe-4S cluster-binding domain-containing protein produces MTSSRPPLARRASAVPRPPDAPALRIGHRVARTEAEGPGSRYAVWLQGCALRCAGCCNPHLFDPRGGERVTVQALARELAREVGKGGLDGLTLLGGEPFEQAAPAAALCRAARGLGLSVMVFTGHALEALQARAAGDAGVAALLAATDLLVDGPFDRARPERSRRWVGSENQRFHFLTARYAPGVERAPPGELARTVEVRIGPDGRVFVNGWPEGIDPR; encoded by the coding sequence GTGACTTCTTCCCGCCCCCCGCTCGCCCGCAGGGCCAGCGCCGTCCCGCGGCCGCCCGACGCGCCCGCGCTCCGGATCGGCCACCGGGTGGCGCGCACCGAGGCCGAGGGGCCCGGGAGCCGGTACGCGGTCTGGCTGCAGGGGTGCGCGCTGCGCTGCGCCGGGTGCTGCAACCCGCACCTCTTCGACCCGCGCGGCGGGGAGCGGGTGACGGTGCAGGCGCTCGCCCGGGAGCTGGCGCGAGAGGTAGGGAAGGGTGGGCTCGATGGGCTGACGCTGCTCGGCGGCGAGCCTTTCGAGCAGGCCGCGCCCGCCGCCGCGCTCTGCCGGGCCGCCCGGGGGCTCGGGCTCTCGGTGATGGTCTTCACCGGCCACGCGCTCGAGGCGCTGCAGGCGCGGGCCGCGGGCGACGCCGGGGTGGCCGCGCTCCTCGCCGCGACCGACCTCCTCGTGGACGGGCCCTTCGACCGGGCGCGGCCCGAGCGGTCGCGCCGCTGGGTCGGATCGGAGAACCAGCGGTTCCACTTCCTCACCGCGAGGTACGCGCCCGGCGTCGAGCGGGCGCCGCCGGGGGAGCTCGCGCGGACGGTGGAGGTGCGGATCGGGCCGGACGGGCGCGTGTTCGTGAACGGGTGGCCGGAGGGCATCGACCCTCGCTGA
- the tkt gene encoding transketolase: protein MTRLCVNTIRMLAADGVQKANSGHPGMPMGCADLAHVLWTRHLRFDPKEPRWLGRDRFVLSAGHGSMLLYSLLHLAGFDLSLDDLKSFRQLHSRTAGHPEFGYAPGIEVTSGPLGQGFANGVGMALGQAILSARLGPGNPAADHFVYAIVSDGDLMEGVAAEAASFAGHMKLGRLVYLYDDNQITIDGSTAITFGGEDVTKRFEAYGWHVQSVDGHDHDAVHRAIEAAKAELGKPSLIRCRTTIGWGSPGKAGKSSSHGAPLGEAELEATKKHLGWPLEPRFLVPDEVRAFWKGVQAEKAAQVAAAKRDEAAWRAAHGEQAALLDALVTRALPADLQAKLLEGADQNDATRKLSHALIQKAAALVPSLIGGSADLAESNLTEIKGAGVFGPQNPAARNVPYGIREHAMGAIANGMAYEGFAIPFTATFLIFSDYMRPPIRLAALSHLQSIYVFTHDSIFLGEDGPTHQPVEQLTTLRAVPNLHVVRPADGLETAWAWGHALERKDGPTALVLTRQKPAKVTRASFDPAAVGRGAYVVAAPAGASFTVLATGSEVGLAQAALELLAAKGVVGRLVSVPCLTCFEAQPQSYRDEVLPPGQKVAVVEAARGTEWWRHAGKDGLVIGIDRFGASAPEKALAEEYGFTPAKVAEKLESWVAR, encoded by the coding sequence TTGACCCGGCTTTGCGTCAACACCATCCGCATGCTGGCCGCCGACGGCGTGCAGAAGGCGAACAGCGGCCACCCCGGCATGCCCATGGGCTGCGCCGACCTGGCGCACGTCCTCTGGACCCGTCACCTGCGCTTCGATCCCAAGGAGCCGCGCTGGCTGGGGCGCGACCGGTTCGTGCTCTCCGCCGGGCACGGGTCGATGCTGCTCTACAGCCTGCTCCACCTCGCCGGCTTCGACCTCAGCCTCGACGACCTCAAGAGCTTCCGCCAGCTCCACTCGCGGACGGCGGGCCACCCGGAGTTCGGCTACGCCCCCGGCATCGAGGTCACCTCCGGGCCGCTCGGCCAGGGCTTCGCCAACGGCGTGGGCATGGCGCTCGGCCAGGCGATCCTCTCCGCCCGGCTCGGCCCCGGCAACCCGGCCGCCGACCACTTCGTCTACGCCATCGTCTCCGACGGCGACCTGATGGAGGGCGTGGCGGCCGAGGCGGCCAGCTTCGCCGGCCACATGAAGCTCGGCCGGCTCGTCTACCTGTACGACGACAACCAGATCACCATCGACGGCTCGACCGCCATCACCTTCGGCGGCGAGGACGTGACGAAGCGGTTCGAGGCCTACGGCTGGCACGTCCAGTCGGTGGACGGCCACGACCACGACGCGGTCCACCGGGCCATCGAGGCGGCCAAGGCGGAGCTCGGCAAGCCGAGCCTCATCCGCTGCCGCACCACCATCGGCTGGGGCTCGCCCGGCAAGGCGGGCAAGTCCTCCAGCCACGGCGCGCCGCTCGGCGAGGCGGAGCTCGAGGCCACCAAGAAGCACCTGGGCTGGCCGCTCGAGCCGCGCTTCCTCGTGCCCGACGAGGTCCGCGCCTTCTGGAAGGGCGTGCAGGCCGAGAAGGCCGCGCAGGTCGCGGCCGCGAAGCGGGACGAGGCGGCGTGGCGCGCCGCGCACGGCGAGCAGGCCGCGCTCCTCGACGCGCTCGTCACGCGCGCGCTGCCGGCCGACCTCCAGGCGAAGCTCCTCGAGGGCGCCGACCAGAACGACGCCACGCGCAAGCTCTCGCACGCCCTCATCCAGAAGGCGGCGGCGCTGGTCCCCTCGCTCATCGGCGGCTCCGCCGACCTGGCCGAGTCGAACCTCACCGAGATCAAGGGCGCGGGCGTGTTCGGGCCGCAGAACCCGGCCGCCCGCAACGTGCCCTACGGCATCCGCGAGCACGCCATGGGCGCCATCGCGAACGGCATGGCCTACGAGGGGTTCGCCATCCCCTTCACCGCCACCTTCCTCATCTTCTCCGACTACATGCGCCCGCCCATCCGGCTCGCGGCGCTGTCGCACCTCCAGTCGATCTACGTCTTCACGCACGACTCGATCTTCCTCGGCGAGGACGGGCCGACGCACCAGCCGGTGGAGCAGCTCACCACGCTGCGCGCCGTGCCGAACCTTCACGTGGTCCGCCCGGCCGACGGGCTCGAGACCGCCTGGGCCTGGGGCCACGCGCTCGAGCGGAAGGACGGGCCGACGGCGCTGGTCCTCACCCGCCAGAAGCCGGCCAAGGTGACCCGCGCCAGCTTCGACCCGGCGGCGGTCGGCCGCGGCGCCTACGTGGTCGCCGCTCCCGCCGGCGCCAGCTTCACGGTCCTCGCCACCGGCTCCGAGGTCGGCCTCGCGCAGGCGGCCCTGGAGCTCCTCGCGGCCAAGGGCGTGGTGGGGCGGCTCGTGTCGGTGCCGTGCCTCACCTGCTTCGAGGCGCAGCCGCAGTCCTACCGCGACGAGGTGCTGCCCCCGGGGCAGAAGGTGGCGGTGGTGGAGGCGGCGCGCGGCACCGAGTGGTGGCGCCACGCCGGCAAGGACGGGCTCGTCATCGGCATCGACCGCTTCGGCGCCTCGGCGCCGGAGAAGGCGCTCGCCGAGGAGTACGGCTTCACGCCGGCCAAGGTCGCCGAGAAGCTCGAGAGCTGGGTGGCGCGGTAG
- a CDS encoding LuxR C-terminal-related transcriptional regulator, with amino-acid sequence MAQIDIEVLTPFAARFLEGTTLTPAERAEVLRIAQGFACKDSAAAAGVSPETIRARRKRIYRKLDVPGSGELLASLLSLSLKMLAKGERIEPRPVVPAQPQAQTQPGASSPAAGLR; translated from the coding sequence ATGGCTCAGATCGATATCGAGGTCCTCACGCCCTTCGCCGCCCGCTTCCTGGAGGGCACGACGCTCACGCCGGCCGAGCGCGCCGAGGTGCTGCGCATCGCGCAGGGCTTCGCCTGCAAGGACTCCGCGGCCGCCGCTGGCGTGTCGCCCGAGACCATCCGAGCCCGCCGCAAGCGGATCTACCGCAAGCTCGACGTGCCGGGCTCGGGCGAGCTCCTCGCCAGCCTGCTCTCGCTCTCGCTCAAGATGCTCGCCAAGGGCGAGCGCATCGAGCCGCGCCCGGTCGTCCCGGCGCAGCCGCAGGCCCAGACGCAGCCCGGCGCGAGCTCGCCGGCGGCTGGCCTCCGCTAG
- a CDS encoding S1 family peptidase codes for MHVRASLLVALVPAVALAGGVEGRTRSQGPVCSGDYADFHSALRQEIRTFEASAEASYTYLVRTTAIYEHVYYGKGGKLRRAYLRHVRHGTAFAYKAAGGEWYLATNAHVAAAPEVTGPGSEVEGVPAGARKVRESVRIVQSESDDDEPGQIPLVRAAVDPALDMAVLKSRRPLRILPYRIGRSAALKVGNAVQVRGYPLAAFAASNTGRVTAVGQADHERAWSHDDFTVDALLNNGNSGSPVFAISCKSGELELVGVYHAGYVGAQAMNVVVSIDQLRPLLDRLEVGRGAAALADGALDRPRVLEALRASGGAAELPYADRMVRAEAAGDSVRFGLLGAGFPLSTRVAFELESPAGAGELQLRAGKGEPAAYGSALSPELGQELGELADSLWRQLDAVLQYRAAERARSFSLASAIGERVRARREEQREQLQAVDFASDGALQGLAGLMAPEPSRAESADR; via the coding sequence ATGCACGTGCGCGCCTCGCTCCTCGTCGCGCTCGTCCCAGCCGTCGCCCTCGCGGGCGGCGTCGAGGGCCGGACGCGGAGCCAAGGGCCGGTCTGCTCCGGCGACTACGCCGACTTCCACTCCGCCCTGCGCCAGGAGATCCGGACCTTCGAGGCCTCGGCCGAGGCGAGCTACACCTACCTGGTCCGGACCACCGCCATCTACGAGCACGTCTACTACGGCAAGGGCGGGAAGCTCCGGCGCGCCTACCTCCGCCACGTCCGCCACGGCACCGCCTTCGCGTACAAGGCCGCCGGCGGCGAGTGGTACCTCGCCACCAACGCCCACGTGGCCGCGGCGCCGGAGGTGACCGGGCCGGGCAGCGAGGTGGAGGGGGTGCCGGCGGGCGCGCGGAAGGTGCGGGAGAGCGTGCGGATCGTGCAGAGCGAGTCGGACGACGACGAGCCCGGCCAGATCCCGCTCGTGCGCGCGGCGGTGGACCCGGCGCTCGACATGGCGGTGCTGAAGTCGCGCCGGCCGCTGCGGATCCTGCCGTACCGGATCGGCCGCTCGGCGGCGCTCAAGGTGGGGAACGCGGTGCAGGTGCGCGGCTATCCGCTCGCGGCCTTCGCCGCCTCCAACACCGGCCGGGTGACGGCGGTGGGCCAGGCCGATCACGAGCGGGCCTGGTCGCACGACGACTTCACCGTGGACGCGCTCCTCAACAACGGGAACTCGGGGAGCCCGGTCTTCGCCATCTCCTGCAAGTCGGGCGAGCTCGAGCTGGTCGGCGTCTACCACGCGGGCTACGTGGGGGCGCAGGCGATGAACGTGGTGGTGTCGATCGACCAGCTCCGGCCGCTGCTCGACCGGCTCGAGGTGGGGCGCGGCGCGGCGGCGCTGGCGGACGGGGCGCTCGACCGCCCGCGCGTGCTCGAGGCGCTGCGCGCCAGCGGCGGCGCGGCGGAGCTGCCGTACGCCGACCGCATGGTCCGCGCCGAGGCGGCGGGCGACTCGGTGAGGTTCGGGCTGCTCGGCGCCGGCTTCCCGCTCTCCACCCGCGTCGCCTTCGAGCTCGAGAGCCCGGCCGGCGCGGGCGAGCTGCAGCTCCGGGCGGGGAAGGGCGAGCCGGCCGCGTACGGCTCGGCGCTGTCGCCGGAGCTGGGTCAGGAGCTCGGGGAGCTGGCCGACTCGCTCTGGCGGCAGCTCGACGCCGTCCTGCAGTACCGGGCGGCGGAGCGGGCGCGGTCGTTCTCGCTCGCCTCGGCGATCGGCGAGCGGGTCCGGGCGCGGCGGGAGGAGCAGCGCGAGCAGCTCCAGGCGGTGGACTTCGCCTCCGACGGCGCCCTGCAAGGACTCGCCGGCCTGATGGCGCCGGAGCCGTCGCGGGCGGAGAGCGCGGACCGGTAG
- a CDS encoding ABC transporter substrate-binding protein has translation MTTRTSALPGALAALALCLLAGCPGKPAPALPEVRLYAGVSDAAARAVADAAARRGIARVVRVARPAEAELGWFADPAAALEDGALLVPGAAPPQPDVDDAWKDPGRRFVPLCARGAVLLLGPGPLPFEPRNLRDLADRRLAGRQALVPLSQGDGPSWLAALSLAYGPQSVEKFLRLLARAEPQLVASDAEVKERVARGAASVGLVGSEEAAAAAASAHALEVVYPDQQGDGGVVLPTAVALLAPGRASAPAAQLLAFLAGPEAEALLAARAPGYLPLRPDTPVPPGVHPAGNVRSLAVEWDRLAAEKARLRPALRAP, from the coding sequence ATGACCACCCGCACCTCCGCCCTCCCGGGCGCGCTCGCCGCGCTCGCGCTCTGCCTCCTCGCCGGCTGCCCCGGCAAGCCCGCGCCGGCGCTGCCGGAGGTGCGGCTCTACGCCGGCGTGAGCGACGCCGCGGCGCGGGCCGTGGCCGACGCGGCGGCGCGGCGCGGGATCGCGCGGGTCGTCCGGGTGGCGCGCCCGGCCGAGGCCGAGCTGGGGTGGTTCGCCGATCCCGCGGCCGCCCTGGAGGACGGCGCGCTCCTCGTCCCCGGCGCCGCGCCGCCGCAGCCCGACGTGGACGACGCCTGGAAGGACCCGGGCCGCCGGTTCGTGCCGCTCTGCGCCCGCGGCGCGGTGCTCCTCCTCGGCCCGGGCCCGCTGCCGTTCGAGCCGCGCAACCTGCGCGACCTCGCCGATCGCCGCCTCGCCGGCCGCCAGGCCCTGGTGCCGCTCTCGCAGGGCGACGGCCCGTCGTGGCTCGCCGCGCTCTCGCTCGCCTACGGCCCGCAGAGCGTGGAGAAGTTCCTGCGGCTCCTCGCGCGGGCCGAGCCGCAGCTCGTCGCCTCCGACGCCGAGGTGAAGGAGCGGGTCGCGCGCGGCGCGGCGTCGGTGGGGCTCGTCGGTTCGGAGGAGGCGGCCGCTGCCGCGGCGAGCGCGCACGCGCTCGAGGTGGTCTACCCGGACCAGCAGGGCGACGGCGGCGTGGTGCTCCCGACCGCGGTCGCGCTGCTCGCGCCCGGCCGGGCGAGCGCGCCCGCCGCGCAGCTGCTCGCGTTCCTGGCGGGCCCCGAGGCGGAGGCGCTGCTCGCGGCGCGAGCGCCCGGGTACCTGCCGCTCCGGCCGGACACGCCGGTCCCCCCGGGCGTCCACCCGGCCGGGAACGTGCGCTCCCTGGCGGTGGAGTGGGACCGGCTCGCCGCGGAGAAGGCGCGCCTGCGTCCCGCGCTGCGCGCGCCCTGA